The Carassius auratus strain Wakin chromosome 30, ASM336829v1, whole genome shotgun sequence region tttagctatttattcacatttaaacattgatAAACATACAGTGATCATAAAAgtacagttcacctaaaaatgataaattgatgtttatctgcttacccccaaggcataaaagatgtaggtgactttgtttcttaagCAGAACCTCCACCTACCTCTCAAGTGGTCCACTGacactatctacaatctcaattaagaGTGTCAacggtccatttgagagataggtggcggttcTAGATACTATAGTTATAAGTCAttgatctgccataaagcaagaagatgATACCTCAGGCGCCTGCACAAGAGTTCTAAcagacattgcgtgaatcagagaagaaaaactgttcagtttcttgcacagaccgataattttgtgtctttacacatcaatgtatggtcaagagccacagggtttaatttggatttgtctgtgcatgtttttttttactctcatatATTCTGTTACCATTGTCATCCATTGTACGACTGAGAGACTGCACCGGCTgaaattaaaaatcataaattgtgttctactgaagaaacaaagtcacatcaaataaacatcaaattttcatttttgggtgaactatccctttaactgtatTTGCTTGATGTGCAAGAACAAATAGGCCTGCTGCAATAATTAATGTACTGACTTATCGCACAATTACCTCAATCGTACATTACCTCAATTTTTTGTGACGCAATATATATTGcccattatatttacataaatcttAAGGTCACcatgttttttttgcatttcacttGCACCTGTGTCTTTTGCAGGAAAATGAATCTATTTGAATcgattattaatgaaataattttcatttttgggtgaactatccctttgctTGATGTGCAAGAACAAATAGGCCTGCTGGAATAATTAATGTACTGACTTATCGCACAATTACCTCAATCGTACATTACCTCAATTTTTTGTGACGCAATATATATTGcccattatatttacataaatcttCAGGTCACcatgttttttttgcatttcacttGCACCTGTGTCTTTTGCAGGAAAATGAATCTATTTGAATcgattattaatgacataattttcatttttgggtgaactatccctttaataacgcACAAGAACAAACCTCTTCTCAATCATCTGGATTAGTTTCCCGATCTCTTTATGAAGTTTTTGAAGCGTCAAAGTGGCAGTTATAAAAGGCAGTGCATGGAAGGAAATCTGACAGCATTCTgtcatataaaatatcttaaaagttATCGTTAAAGCCTAAGAAGGAACCTCATTGGACTGAGCAAATGagaaaatttttcatttttgggtggactattcctTATAGGTTTTATGAACAGTAGCTTTATAGCATTATGAAAAGGTTGGGTATGTGCAAGCAAGTTACGATTATAGACATGAGTCACATTACACCAAACGACATAAAAAGGATTCCTTACCTGAAAGGCCTAAACTCTTTGTTGGATGCAGACAGGTCAACCAAATCAGGGCACTCATCCTCTACCTCATTCTCCTCTTCCCCCTCCAAGTCTTTGGAAATATCAGAAACAGTTTCTTTCTGAATATCCTCTGAGGGGATCTGCTCTTCACATTGAGCTCCCTCGAGTTCCTCTGTGGCGTTCTCTTCTGTTGGAGTATCCTTACTAATATTTAGCCCTTCCAGCTCAAGCATGGCTTTTTTATACTCCTCTATGCTAATAACGTCCTCTGAGGCGGCTTGTTGTGTTTCGTCAGCAGACTCTGAgatgttatcatcatcatcatcatcatcatcatcatcttcactgAGTCCTTCACCCTCTGGACCTTCAGGGTGGAGCAAATCATCATCCTGCTGTAGCTCCTTGGTGTATCCACTAGCTGAGATCTCCACATCGAGCGAGCAGGCTCTTCTGCAAAGAGGAATGTGTCACTTAGTTAAGTCTCTAAAGTCTAGACTGTCTAAAGTCTGACTATAACAAAGAAAGCCATTAGAAAAATTACCTGATATCTTTGAATGTTGGATAGAGTTCACTTTCATAGTTGTATCTTTTTAAGAAGAAATCTCGAATACACTTGACATCTCGATCAAAGTACCTTTTGCAGAACagttaaaaacttaattttagtgCCAAGGCTTGTTATTGAATAATTACCGCTATCAGTTTTACATGAGATAGTCACCATTCTCCATTTGCATGTGAGGTGGAGACCATCTGAGGGAAGTCAATCATTGTGACGTTGTCGTTGTCATCAAGCATGAGGTTAAATTCGTTGAAGTCACCATGGATCAGCCCATGATTGGCAAGTTTAACTATTAGCTCCATGATTTCACTGTACAGTGCAGCAGGGTCTTGAATTTCTCGAACCTGACACCTACATGAAAATTACAGCAATGTAACTACTcgccatgtgtaaaaaaaaaaaaaaaaaaaacaacaactaaaaactTAAGTGGTATATCCTTTCTATTAAAGAGTTGTACAAGACAGATTAATCCAACACATCACTTCACAGTTTGTCAGCTGTCAATGAACTTTCTatacaagtaaatatttaatgcaagaaAATAAAGCAGTGTGTTAAAGTCTGTTCATCTTAAGCAAAGTGCAGGTAAACTCACAGTGGGTAACCATTAATGAACTCCATAACCACTGCATGTCTGTTGTAGTCTACTGGCTTTGGAACAGGAAACCCTCGATCATATAATGCCTGTAGAAAAACAAGGACTCTTACAATAAATCCATATAAACATTAACCAAGAACTAGCGGTTTCTCAGATAGAattttactttataatatatcatcaatatacaataatttatgttcaaaattatttCAGAGAAGATTTGTATCTAGCATAATGTATGTCTAGTATATCTGTTGCAAGGGTCAACAGGGAATGATATAGTTGTTGGGCATGGCACACAAATAGACTCCATACCTCAGAATACTTAGAATCAGGACTTTGTGGTTATTAGTTATGGGTCAATTATACAATAGcagtagttattattatttctgtcaaACGATTAAATCGCATAAGttacaaaaataagtttttgtttacacaatatATGCATGCGTGTTGTGGAtatgtattatgtttatataaatgcatgcatgtaatatgttatgtttatattaaatatatttatttataatataaattatatgaatataaatacatgtcaatattttcaaaatattactgtgtatttatatatacataaatatacacagaaaacatattacgcaaacaaatatataaaattaaattatatttatgagtttatcTATTTGTATTACAGGAGATGTACGAGATGGACATAGAAAGGGGGCAAAGGGAGGCCTCAGAGTCCAAAAGATTAAAATCCACTGTGCTATACGAATAAATCTAATGCATtgtaacaaaaaatttttttttccatttttaaacgcatgtatttaacaataaatgtaataatttgaatACTTGAAAATCTGCACTTTGACACTGGcttgtcccaaaaaaaaaaaaaatgcaaatgtgtgtctgttcacagagtacagaaaaaaaatcctcttGGAATATTTGGCTATCACCTTCATGTAAGCAAACTCTTTCATAGCAGAGAGCCGGGACAGGTACAGCCATGAAATCTTGTTTCTGTGCTTGTGGTAATCCCTCTTGTTCTTCAAGTTCCTGAAGGATGTCCGTCCCAGTCTGTGAAGTTTCATAGCAAACTGCTCCCCCTCAGCATTTGCAACAATGTAAATATCTGAAATATCAAAAAGGGTTTATATTTCTTGAAAAATGAATAATATGTGACAAACATTTGagaggttgggggggggggggggggtattcaaCATGTGTCAGACTTCTTAATGGGAACAAATAAATTCCAATGAAGAATGACCCAGACCTGACTCTTTGCCGACTCCCATCTGGTTTCCAACTGACACGATAACATCCCTGGATGAAAGTGTCTTCAGTACCAGGTAATCATAGCCACCGTAATTCAGCCGATACCCCTGCACAGCTACAGAAAGAAAAAGCGGTCAAAGGCTGCactcattcacaaaaaaaaacattagagaaTGAAAATGAAGACAGACGCCTTTACCTTTACTGCGTTCATAGGCCAGTAGCTTGTGTTTGACCAGCTCCCGCAAAACCTTGTTACATCCTCCATGCTTGAGACTGGCAATAGACGCAATCAGACTTACTGGGACGATCTCGTGGTTCTTCATGCCCATTTCCACCTATAAAAACAAACCACGACTACTGAATCATAACTGGAACTTATAAATTGGACTGACATCTAATGGATCAAGATTCATAAACAGAACGTGAACTAACGTTACATTTAAATGCCATGATACAATGATACACACTCAAAAGACAGCTCAATATGAATTAGCTAACGATAAAGGTTGAATCTTTATTTTGATTCAGACACATACGCTTGTAGCTCCCCATATAACgttagttgtaaaaaaaaaaaaaacgatatgacctctttaaactgATACATACCGCTGTCAGGACTCGAAAATCTTCCCTGGAAAGATACCTCAAGATAACGACATTTAATTTTCCCATGGTGGCAAACACGTTGTTTcctaattttctaaatattcctattttgtttttgtaatgcgTGATTTGTTCAACCAGCTATTCCACATGTTCAGACCGGAAGAGAACAGTATTCTGACGTGACATCCGTGATTCTGACGGGGCAGTGCTTCTCCTAGCGGCCTGGAGTGGAAGTGTCTTCTGATATTCTTTCATCATAACCACACAAACGagcaaatcaacatttaaaactgaagtAGTGTCGTCTTTGTTGTCAAGTGAATaaacaaaatgactgaaaaaaaaaacacattcaagaCCATTTAagtttttacaactttttttttatgtttttcatttttttaaagtcatttatattatctacaaagtaaaagttattttaacttAACAGTTTTATAACGGTGAAGTCTAATGGGGTTTTGCCATcagattaaattaataaataatttatctgCTTTTTTTTGCCGAACATCTTCATTAATGGAAGTGTCTTGTGTTTAGTTTAGTTAGAACCATTTCACTTTGTGGGTGTTGATTTACCCCAAGGTCTTGAGCACAGCTATAGCAGCAGCATTTAACAGTAATGTTAATACTGTCAATGTACGGAAGAATTATCTTTAACTTAGAAGGTGCAGACGAAATGTTCCCATTATTTATGCACAGTTTTCTCATTCATCTGGGCTGTTCTGTTATTGTTAGGACCCACTGTAAGAGTTCTAGTGTCACTGAAACATGAAAAATGATTCCTCGTTAAAACTCTCgtctttcttttgttctttttaaaaagCCAGAGTTCACCACATCTTTGCCTGTAGCTTTTCTTAATCACTGGTGGTGGGTAGCAGTAGAGCAGCATGATCGAGGTTCTCGTCGTGGCCATTAAGGGGAGTTTAGAGACAGGTAAAGTTTCGTTGGCCAGTAAGTGGTACGTGGGGCCAGATGGCTCTGTGAAGATCAGGAGCCACTCAAATCGACTGCTGTTCTCTGATCTTCATCCTCTACAGCTGCTGCGGATGGTGACCTTgcactgaacaaaaacacaaagatttAGATTATAACCTCCTTATAAGTTGGTATGGAACAAACATTACAGGCAAAACAGAACTGGCCAATAACTATTTTCATACAAAAGAAGACAGTAAAAAGTTTTGAGATTACATGGAAGTAATCTCAAGTCTCTAAGAATCActtgttaaaatgcattaaactcaAGTGGGAGGATTCACCTTATTCCCAAACAGAGGAATATGTGAGATACAGGGAACAACTACCAATTCAAACCCAAAGgaactgtggcaacgtctccaagatgcttcaagaaacctacctaaAAAGCTTTGCACAAGTGCACCGAGggcaaaagctgctttaaacgCAAAggatggtcacaccaaatgttgatttaatttagttaatggaATCTAATTAATAAAggaaatctatttatgacattattttttgaCAGGatcctcattttacagcatttctacacacaagtgcctaaaacagTAACAGTACTGGAGCTTTGCAGGTCTCTTGAAGCATCTTTGagacgttgccacagttcttctggattgagtccatctcagtttgttctgtttcttcatgttattcagacggactgatgatgatcagatcagatctctgtgtggagcactgtcTGCTGTTAGACAAAAATCtcaaatctcactggattattttgattaatggcaaaatgaatgtttggaaatgtaaacagaTATTTACTActcacacactacagcaaaagatagaaataactgacttaaaaccatttttagctggtgaaaatattagtgttctaataattttggccactcTGTATATTTGCATACTATATTCACAGATATATGCAtcttatctgtatttttattttactatctGTGCGTTGCTGTTGTCTCCGTTCATCGGAAGCTCCTCAGTCACAGAAATTCacacaaattccttgtgtgtgtaagcATACTTGGTAATAaatctctttctgattctgatttgtgTTGAGTGGATCTGAGGCAGGCCCTTACCAGGGGTGAGAGTGTAGGAGTAGTGTGTGGCGGAGGACACAGGGATGGGGTTGAGAGCACCAGGCTGGGGGCCAGCAGGAGCCTGTGTGGCCATCAACATCATCGTGGGGGGGTGGGAAGGAGTGCCATGATGGGGAGGCACCATCCCTGACTGCATGTGGGCCTTTAGAGACAAAGTGATTGAATATTTGTAAGTATTTCTTAGCATTTCTATAATCCTGGTGTCTAACTCGTTAACACTAACCTGCTGCACATGAGCCATATGGTTAGGGTTATACCCATGCTGCATCTGTTGGGGGTGGATGTAGACAGCCTGCTGAGCGGAGGGGTAACTGCCTTGAGGAGACTGAGGGTTGGGGCCGGGGGTCATGGAGGGTGGGGTGGGTGCCAGGGCTGAGTACATCTGCTGCTGTGGTGGGTTTCCCAGATGGATGGCTTGGGCTGCCGCTTGGTGCTGAGAATGCTGAACGGGGCTGGGGGCCGGGTGGCTGCCTCCATGCTGAGTACCCTGCTGCGGTTGTCCTGTCGGGGTGGCAGAGGGCTGAGGGTGCTGCGGATGAGGGTGAAAAGTAGAGCCTGGGTGGGGAAACTGCTGAGGAATGGGGGTAGGTGACACTGAAACACAGAAACAGGCAAACACTCAAGATAAATCCAATGAATATGAgttaccaaataaaaataaatatgacatactctgctctatttttttttagaatgagttttgtaactgaaatttaaatgtatagatattaaattatatatatatatatatatatatatatatatatatatatatatatatatatatatatatatatatatatatatataacactacaattaaaatgtaataagaaaaTGCAACAGAAGAATCAACTGAAAATTAGGTGCCATTTCACATTAATGTGTGAATCATTACAAAGACCATCATTAACTGCTGAAGCATTGAGCTACTCAGAAGCTGAAAAAAGTAATTGTAATATTAGCACAGATGCACTGTATGATGGTAAAGAGGTTAAATGGGCTGCCAAAGTATAGGAGTTCTTACCATACATAGTGTGCGTCTGCTCACCATACTGAGTGGTGGAGGAGGAAACCAGGCTGGGCTGAGCATGGCCAGGAGGGGTGATCATCCTCGCACCGCTCTGGATCATTGGACTGAACACATGCTGGGCCTGAAACACAGGAACCCAAGAGTATATTAATGACTTAACCAGAGGAGTGAAATacttcatttataaataatatctgtccAAAACACTTTTTCTTTGAAGACaggttgttttgttgttgttgttgcagaaTGAACTAAATACATTAAACCCACATGatcaatttttttatgaatggctTATGGTGAAAAAAAGCCACAACAACGTTATTTGCAAAAGAATCAAAGATTCCCAAATGGATCTTATAAAAAGTTCCAGCTGTCATTTGTTGATATTGGTATCTTTTCAGCATTTCAACACTGTTCTAAGAATAAAATTATCATGTTCACAAACAGAAGATTGTCAGGCAACACATTTATAAATGCTCAGGTTTTGTCCAAAACTATTTACTGTCTGAGTAGGTACTGCTTGACTACAAACTTCATGACTGTGGGAAAAAATtacaatgtacttttttttttttttatccaggcATACTTCATCTATCATGTTGGCTTTGTCATGTGATctatagacccttttacagttggtaaacaaggtgacgtatttgtgtgggcggggcttagctggaggcagaaagattcccctcaacacttgaacaaacggtagctagcgagttttcttagcttgttttttttaacaatggctggagaaaatctgaatatatctgctttatctgaatatttaaggtcactcactgtccgggaccgcgataattatttgaaaaagttaactttaacggacggaaccagattggtcgacccgtacacaataactcattggatggacgatctgacaggattacctccgattgagtggcctgacatctacacttacctgatagagaaaccgagcgtgtatagtaaagagaaactgagggtgtataaatccttagatttaataaagagtgacattacagtaaattattattaagatgtaaatattttctagaaataaaaattctgaagactgcaaattaattataaactttctgtatttattctttcttaccatgttcttaaattccggtcacaattaatcacaacaatgtatataaaatgttctccgtcgattctggcaaccaacaacacaacaagacgacattttaagtgctccttgagtagccgaccctgtgttggtttgtattagccgcctccagttttccgtttgttttgcctccagctagcgccgtgacgtacctgtgaCGTCAGCGCAAAAGGGGTCTATTGGCGTCAGCTATGTCGCATCACTGCCATTCACAATTCCTCTCCTGTGGACTCATGGTCCACTCTTTTCCTCATGGTACAGTAAAAAATGTCCACTGAATGTGCTCTTCAGATTTTTAACAGAAGTATTAAGTCATTCGCGAAGTACTTGCCTACTGTTTTATACTATGAATTAAGACATGTCTTACTGATTCTGTCCACTTTAAAGTAGGGAGTAAAGTGCATTTGGACATctggaattttttatttagtaatttttcatTAGAAATGAGACCTCTAAAGTCACTGTACCTGTGACTGGTAGTGGGGCATCTGTTGTACCAGAGGTTGGCTAGCAAACTGCTGGGGGCTACAAGTGAAGTATTGGGTGGAGTAGGCTGGGCTCGGTGCCACGATGGGCGGCCCAGCAGCTGTAGCTGGATGCATCATTGTAGACGTGCCAGGTGGGTGATGCTGGTCCGGTCTCTGCTGTGGCATGTTTGGTACTGCAGTCAGATCCAGCAAAAGAAGAGAGAATGAAATGGGCATGGTGTTGTTTGAGAGAACAAGCACAGATCTTATTTCTTAACTGCACAGCCCtgcaaatattatacaaaattaatacacaaaaacaaatagcCTAACTCCCTCACAGTGAAAAAGCTCatgacaagagagagagaaaaaaaagccttAAGCAgctctattaaaaaaattataataattacatcaAAAAACATGCACTCCGAGAGCGAAGCATTCTCACCTTTACCTGGTCTGTAGGGCTTGGTCTGGCTCATGGTCATGTGAGGAACCTGAACATGGTACATGGCTGGAGGCTAAAGGATGAGGAGCAGAACTTGAGATGCAGAACTACATCTATATTCAGAGTTTTTCACAGACTTGAAGAACATTTTCTGGATGCATCTTAAAACTACTGTTTATTCTGTTGATTACCACTGTACTGGACTTGTAGCACTTTCTCTTTTAGCCCACAGTGCTAATGGAAAAAAGATATGTTTGTGGATTAACATGTTCAACCCCATGTTCTGTTTCTTAAAAGACATTAATTTTAAGATGTGCCAACAAACTTCTGTCCTCTGCTTCTGAACACACACATTTAATGCTTCTGACTGAAACAAagccacagaatttttttttttccttttctggtCAAGTGTTCATGCAAACAAAGCTTCAATATTTGTAACAACATAAAAactacaaatattaaaacaaatattgatgactaataaaaaaaaagtactgacaAATTTTAGTTGACAAGGAAACCATATAAAAACTAGTTTACTGACAACagtattaaaatataatcataataaaactGATCAGCTGCAGTAAGAAATGGATAAACCAACAACTGCTGGTCAGTAATGCAgataaaaaaaactcatacatGTTTTCAGTAGAAAAAAAGAAGCTTAGAATTGCACAAACCTTCCAGATAATGCTTTTCTAATGGAGAGAcaggaaagagaaaaaagaaacaaaaagaacgAGTCTTTAGTGTAataattatttgctttttttaagtataagatGCATTTTCTAGAAAATGTGCGAGTGATTAAAGATgaaacaaaagctttttaaatgatgctgtagaagagaaaaaaaaagactaattgtCGCTCTTGAGTTTAGCAATTGCTGAAATGCATCTTTCCACTCTTCACCACAATACTTAACAGTAAAGCTTATTTTGGTCAGTACAACGTAAATGATCAAATACAATATCAAACATCAGTGAGGTGTAACTTCTCAGGCTGATGACAAACCATGAATTCCTTCCAAAGTTCAGTAGCATGCTACCAgtcaaattatttgtattttttcaaggTATTCACACTAAGTCCACATttttgcacaacaagctagtgcTCACCtatgagttgttgtttttttgtttttgtttttttacactattCAGAATTTGTGCCATTTTGTTTAAACCAGACTAAGCATGAACAGGCCTCTACTGGCCCTTCTCACTGAATGAAAGCAATCATGTGTCGGATATACATGCCGATAAAACGCAGCTGACAAATGAAAATGGAGGAGGGATGGCTGAAGTATGAGTGCAATCAGGACATCAAGCATCTTGGCACATGAAtgaaaataagaagaaatgttttggGTAGATGTGGGCTTCCATGCACAGAACGAATGAGATTACACGAACAGAAAGTTTCATTTAATGGAGCTCACCTGAACGCCAGGACTGACAGGCGTCAGAGGGTACATCTGGAACATGGTCTGACCATAGACGGCAGGGGGCTGCTGCACTACTATGGAAGGGCTCGGCTGACCCTGGGGCCGGGTTTGAGTGGGGGTTGTTGCTGGTTTAGGCTGAGGAAagagttcaaataaaataaaaggaagataaatacataaacacatacatttcTATCCTATACTTGTTTGCCCTCTTCCAGAAAAcccaatgtaaaaacaaaacaactgtaccttaaagggatagttcccccaaaagtgaaaactgtatttttctcaACCTCAAGTTATTCTAAACCTGTGTGaaattctttcttctgttgaacatgatATTCTGAAAAAGTTTACCAAATACTGGCTGGTCtccattgacttcaatagtatggaaataaaaatactacCAGTGGGGGACCAGCAACAGTTTTGTTGcccacattattcaaaatatcttctatgttcaacagaagaaagaaattcacacaggtttggattaacttgagggtgagaaaatgacaatttgtacttttgggtgaactatcccttcaagatACAACATATTTggtctcaggaaaaaaaaaaaaacattttaatttttgggaagaattttgatttcagtttaaaAATTGTCTCAAAATGAACCACCAATTTACTTACAGGGGAACAAAATATCCTTGGGTTGAACTCCTTGGCATTGGGATTGAGAGTAGATTTTCGAACACTCCTAAAATGTGCATAAACAATAAATCAATGTTGTTTTATTCACAATGTGACAAGAATATTCCTGAACATTCCTGACAATACAATATGGTTATTTCATTTTACTGAGAAAGACTCTTTTAAGCAACTTTATTAATTTATCGtacttattaatttaaatactagAGCTTTTCCATTTTCTTCATCTGACTCACTCTGCTACAGGGTCAttcttctcctccttctcctcctggTCTTTTGCAGCAGCATTGGCCAGAGACGAGGAGGTTTGAAAGCCCTGAGACATCACATCAGGCCCTCGTTTCTGCTCAGGTACAGCAGAGGAAGGAGAAAGAGAAGGGGTACCAGATTTATTTCCTGTTGGGCCGCCGCTCACAGAAGTGGAGGTTTCTTCACTAATGGAGGACTCCATGGGGACTTTAGGTCCTGTTGAATCTACTGTGCTCTTCTCAGCTGCTTGATCCTTTGGCTTTTCTACGAGGTCCCGTGGAGTCTTGGCCATCATAGGCTCAAAAACTGCATCTGGATTTGAGCAAGACTGCAACTACAAATAATGAAGGGCTTCAATAAATGGAATAACAGTTACGAAACAGACATAATGGGAGAAAAATAAAACTTACCCTAAACTCTACACTGAATTTCTTTAAATTATCTATTTGTTTCCTCTGGTCCAGAGCCATGCTTGGAGGTCCtaggaagataaaaaaaaaaaaagcacatttattaaaaacatattttcatttgatttttcagttttgatgcAGTGGTTACGAAATATCATATCATAGAGCTGATAAAcgtgatattaaaaaaaataataataataatctgatatTATGCTTAAACTAATCCAGCACACATTAGCTACACTGCTACTGTCACACAAAATAATGTTGGAGAAATGACACAAGCAAGACACTCCAGAGTTAGACAAGCAAATTACTATCAACAATCAGTTCTTTTCTGTATGATTTTGTTTAGTCTCTTCCCTCCCTAAACTTTTACTTTGAGTGtaataattggaaaaaaaaagagacaacaaGTTTATTTCAAACTTCTATAGCTACAGGAAAAATGATTGGGAATTCAAAGAATAAAAATCAGATATTGTATCAGCCCTACTTTTATGCATATGCTGTATATGTACGGCAGTTTGTGTATGCTGAACTGAAAAAGTCATTTCCTGCTCTATTTATATTTACAGTGTCAGCAATTCTGCAAATGAATTCTTAGAACTGACAATTTCttatttcttgcttttttttatttttatcaacagCAAAATCGCACGGGGCAAAAAACAGCTTTAGCAAAAGCTCCAAAATTCAGATAAAAAACGGCTGGTTATACATCACATCTCCACAGGTACACACCCTTTCCGACGGATCGGGCGATGCTTGCAGAAGCTTCGATAGGTTTCACATTCTCCTTGTTGGCATTGGGAGAATTCTGTCTCATCTCTAGTACTCTTGATTCTTTggctattaaatgaaaaaataattgacaaaaaaaCAGGTCTGTTGTGAGATCTGGTACAGGGAAATTAATAACACACTATCAAACAGGCCTTAAAATGGCACATATTGTGTAAGGGACGTCCTTACCCTCTTCAATTGTAGATGCTTCCAGGTTGGTAGCCGGATTGGCTGCTGTGGGTGACGTCGCTGCTGTGGAAGCTGTCACAGAGTCTACTGGCACTGTACCAGCCTGAGGGGAAGACAAGCAGGAGGGGCTTGGAGCACCTCCACCAATGCTATTTTGTC contains the following coding sequences:
- the LOC113049156 gene encoding ataxin-2-like isoform X6, which translates into the protein MSMKPQAGGNRKPGGSNSGAAAASGTGGAGGGVGRQNVGRGRNNAKGPSTAVALSGVYANMRMVHVLTSVVGTKCELKVKNGLIYEGVFKTYGPECDIVLDAAHRKSVEPNVSPRREDIVESIIFKSSDVVVVHFKDVDLNYAKKDNFTDSAVSARLNGEHKEKDLEPWDGGEQHILGSMESLDTDLSNGWDPDEMFKYNEETYGVKSTYDSSLSSYTVPLERDNSEEFLKREARASQLAEEIEASATYKARVALENDDRSEEEKYTAVVRGERELHSLNRENKYIPPSQRNREPGMSWGAGRQNSPRMVQCSPGPPPPRSGPHDYNAMDQRVVNGGAHPWPSRCPSPSSRPPSRYQSGPTNSLPPRVATPTRPPSRPPSRPSRPLSHPSAHGSTGPLSIMPKRLSSEGPPRMSPKSQRTPRPHRVASCRGGDYMSQGASVDVSAPPPTRNSPSGGTWSSVVSGAHRPRSPRQNSIGGGAPSPSCLSSPQAGTVPVDSVTASTAATSPTAANPATNLEASTIEEAKESRVLEMRQNSPNANKENVKPIEASASIARSVGKGPPSMALDQRKQIDNLKKFSVEFRLQSCSNPDAVFEPMMAKTPRDLVEKPKDQAAEKSTVDSTGPKVPMESSISEETSTSVSGGPTGNKSGTPSLSPSSAVPEQKRGPDVMSQGFQTSSSLANAAAKDQEEKEEKNDPVAESVRKSTLNPNAKEFNPRIFCSPPKPATTPTQTRPQGQPSPSIVVQQPPAVYGQTMFQMYPLTPVSPGVQPPAMYHVQVPHMTMSQTKPYRPGKVPNMPQQRPDQHHPPGTSTMMHPATAAGPPIVAPSPAYSTQYFTCSPQQFASQPLVQQMPHYQSQAQHVFSPMIQSGARMITPPGHAQPSLVSSSTTQYGEQTHTMYVSPTPIPQQFPHPGSTFHPHPQHPQPSATPTGQPQQGTQHGGSHPAPSPVQHSQHQAAAQAIHLGNPPQQQMYSALAPTPPSMTPGPNPQSPQGSYPSAQQAVYIHPQQMQHGYNPNHMAHVQQAHMQSGMVPPHHGTPSHPPTMMLMATQAPAGPQPGALNPIPVSSATHYSYTLTPVQGHHPQQL
- the LOC113049156 gene encoding ataxin-2-like isoform X4 encodes the protein MSMKPQAGGNRKPGGSNSGAAAASGTGGAGGGVGRQNVGRGRNNAKGPSTAVALSGVYANMRMVHVLTSVVGTKCELKVKNGLIYEGVFKTYGPECDIVLDAAHRKSVEPNVSPRREDIVESIIFKSSDVVVVHFKDVDLNYAKKVSSDADNFTDSAVSARLNGEHKEKDLEPWDGGEQHILGSMESLDTDLSNGWDPDEMFKYNEETYGVKSTYDSSLSSYTVPLERDNSEEFLKREARASQLAEEIEASATYKARVALENDDRSEEEKYTAVVRGERELHSLNRENKYIPPSQRNREPGMSWGAGRQNSPRMVQCSPGPPPPRSGPHDYNAMDQRVVNGGAHPWPSRCPSPSSRPPSRYQSGPTNSLPPRVATPTRPPSRPPSRPSRPLSHPSAHGSTGPLSIMPKRLSSEGPPRMSPKSQRTPRPHRVASCRGGDYMSQGASVDVSAPPPTRNSPSGGTWSSVVSGAHRPRSPRQNSIGGGAPSPSCLSSPQAGTVPVDSVTASTAATSPTAANPATNLEASTIEEAKESRVLEMRQNSPNANKENVKPIEASASIARSVGKGPPSMALDQRKQIDNLKKFSVEFRLQSCSNPDAVFEPMMAKTPRDLVEKPKDQAAEKSTVDSTGPKVPMESSISEETSTSVSGGPTGNKSGTPSLSPSSAVPEQKRGPDVMSQGFQTSSSLANAAAKDQEEKEEKNDPVAESVRKSTLNPNAKEFNPRIFCSPPKPATTPTQTRPQGQPSPSIVVQQPPAVYGQTMFQMYPLTPVSPGVQPPAMYHVQVPHMTMSQTKPYRPGKVPNMPQQRPDQHHPPGTSTMMHPATAAGPPIVAPSPAYSTQYFTCSPQQFASQPLVQQMPHYQSQAQHVFSPMIQSGARMITPPGHAQPSLVSSSTTQYGEQTHTMYVSPTPIPQQFPHPGSTFHPHPQHPQPSATPTGQPQQGTQHGGSHPAPSPVQHSQHQAAAQAIHLGNPPQQQMYSALAPTPPSMTPGPNPQSPQGSYPSAQQAVYIHPQQMQHGYNPNHMAHVQQAHMQSGMVPPHHGTPSHPPTMMLMATQAPAGPQPGALNPIPVSSATHYSYTLTPVQGHHPQQL